The Virgibacillus dokdonensis genome includes a window with the following:
- a CDS encoding cation diffusion facilitator family transporter — translation MAHKHNHNHSHGHHHGTSNKKALLFSFILITFFMVVEAVGGFLTNSLALLSDAGHMLSDAAALGLSLLAFKIGERQANTSKTYGYRRFEIIAAFINGVTLIVISIYIFYEAFQRFMEPPNVSASMMIIAIIGLIVNIIAAWVLMRGDSQENLNIRSALLHVFGDLLGSIGAIIAGILILLFNWNIADPIASVIVAFLIVISGIRITKDSIHILMEGKPSHVDVKEIKKQLLELQGVEHVHDLHVWSITSEFPALSCHLVVQDSIDRDNLLMKANDLLKKNFSISHCTLQLEGENARIQEECEDCSH, via the coding sequence ATGGCACACAAACATAATCATAATCACAGCCATGGACATCATCATGGAACGAGCAACAAGAAAGCTCTTTTATTCAGCTTTATATTAATAACATTTTTTATGGTTGTTGAAGCAGTTGGAGGGTTTTTAACAAACAGTCTTGCACTTCTTTCAGATGCTGGACATATGCTAAGCGATGCAGCAGCACTTGGCTTAAGCTTATTAGCATTTAAAATTGGAGAACGACAAGCTAATACTTCTAAAACTTATGGGTACCGACGATTTGAAATAATTGCTGCGTTTATAAACGGTGTAACTTTAATCGTTATTTCCATCTATATATTTTATGAGGCATTTCAACGTTTTATGGAGCCGCCAAATGTAAGTGCAAGCATGATGATTATTGCAATCATTGGGCTGATTGTAAATATTATCGCAGCTTGGGTACTGATGCGGGGAGATTCACAGGAAAATTTGAATATACGAAGCGCCTTGCTTCATGTTTTTGGTGATTTATTAGGTTCTATTGGTGCTATTATTGCAGGTATTCTTATTTTGCTTTTTAACTGGAATATTGCAGATCCCATTGCCAGTGTTATTGTTGCATTTTTAATCGTTATATCTGGAATTCGAATAACAAAAGATTCCATTCACATTTTAATGGAAGGTAAACCGTCACATGTTGATGTTAAAGAAATTAAGAAACAACTGCTGGAACTTCAAGGTGTTGAACACGTCCATGATTTACATGTATGGTCTATCACTTCTGAATTTCCTGCACTAAGCTGCCATCTTGTAGTACAAGATTCTATTGATAGGGACAACCTACTTATGAAGGCAAACGATTTATTAAAGAAAAATTTTTCCATTTCTCATTGTACTTTGCAACTTGAAGGAGAAAATGCAAGAATTCAAGAGGAATGCGAGGACTGTTCTCATTAA
- a CDS encoding ArsR/SmtB family transcription factor — translation MDYQPIDEQLLDVVSQTFKALSDPTRIKILHLLFHKECSVNEIAERLEMHQSTISHQLKYLKQLRLVKNRREKTTYYYSPDDYHVMNVLEQTIEHTKHTK, via the coding sequence ATGGACTATCAGCCTATTGATGAGCAACTACTTGACGTTGTATCGCAGACATTTAAAGCTTTATCTGACCCAACGAGAATAAAAATTCTACACTTGCTGTTTCATAAAGAATGTTCCGTTAATGAAATTGCAGAACGATTAGAAATGCACCAGTCAACAATTTCCCATCAACTAAAGTATTTAAAACAGTTACGTTTGGTAAAAAACAGACGAGAAAAGACAACCTATTATTACTCTCCAGACGATTATCATGTGATGAATGTTTTGGAACAAACAATTGAACATACGAAACATACTAAATAG